One Paracoccus sediminicola genomic region harbors:
- a CDS encoding ribbon-helix-helix protein, CopG family, which yields MAKKPVALDGLLNTESRPTDTGIPQRGAGQGAAPADKKSAKRPGEKRLTLALDGETYKRLRLHAAETDQTHQAILEVALAEYLKRANA from the coding sequence ATGGCTAAGAAACCCGTGGCCCTCGATGGCCTGTTGAACACCGAAAGCCGCCCAACGGATACCGGGATACCGCAACGCGGGGCAGGGCAGGGCGCAGCTCCGGCGGACAAGAAATCGGCGAAGCGACCGGGCGAGAAGCGGCTGACACTTGCCCTCGATGGCGAGACCTACAAGCGCCTGAGGCTTCATGCTGCCGAAACTGACCAAACGCACCAAGCAATTTTGGAGGTCGCCCTTGCGGAATACCTTAAGCGCGCAAATGCGTAG
- a CDS encoding ParA family protein — protein sequence MKTILIAAQKGGAGKTTLARNLSVAASLDGQKVLCLDLDPQGSLRGWWESREAETPAMLDRDPAPHALRATLEAAKAQFDLCIIDTPPAAPEWLSEALGAADLVLIPVRPSPDDLRAVGATTAAVNAANVPFAFALSQTPRARITEEAARVLAQHGRVAPVNIAQRVAYAETGATGQGISETTDDKAGAEIAAVWDYVKGILNG from the coding sequence CCTTATAGCTGCTCAGAAAGGCGGGGCTGGCAAAACGACGCTGGCCCGCAACCTGTCTGTTGCCGCCTCTCTCGATGGCCAGAAGGTGCTTTGCCTCGATCTGGACCCGCAAGGCTCACTCAGAGGATGGTGGGAAAGCCGCGAAGCTGAAACCCCGGCAATGCTGGACCGTGACCCGGCCCCTCACGCGCTACGCGCCACACTGGAAGCGGCCAAGGCGCAATTCGACCTCTGCATAATCGACACGCCACCAGCGGCCCCAGAATGGCTATCTGAGGCGCTTGGCGCGGCTGACCTGGTGTTGATCCCAGTTCGGCCTTCCCCTGACGACCTGCGGGCCGTGGGCGCGACCACAGCCGCCGTGAACGCTGCGAATGTTCCGTTCGCCTTTGCCCTGTCTCAAACGCCGCGTGCGCGGATCACAGAAGAAGCGGCCCGCGTCTTGGCGCAGCATGGCAGGGTTGCCCCGGTGAATATCGCTCAACGTGTCGCCTATGCTGAGACCGGCGCGACCGGCCAAGGGATATCTGAGACAACCGACGACAAGGCGGGGGCAGAGATTGCCGCCGTATGGGATTACGTGAAAGGGATTCTGAATGGCTAA